The segment GTAGCAGTGGCTGCGTGTGTGTACACAGATATACACAGACATCCAGGCGCACACAGATTACACGTACAGTCACACACaaggaacccccccccccacacacacacacacaaacatcacGGACCACAAGCACACATACCTCTAAAGAGCCTCAGGTTAACGGTGAGGTCCCAGCGTACTGCccaagatgggggtggggagtgggagggtgggcagggagcgGAGAAAGGGGAGGCGAAGCAGGACCTCCAGGAGGTAATTTCTCTCTGCTCCCACCCTAAATCCTTAGCTTTCTCCTCCTAGGGGTTCTGAAAGAGAAATCCCAAACCTGGGCTCGTTTCCACTGCCGTAAAGGAGCGGAGCCCTAGCTCCCGGCCCCGCATCCCCTCCGACGGTGAACAAGCCCCAACCTCGCTCTCCTGGTGCCTGACCCCGGGGCGCGGCGCCGAGGTCGCTCAAAAACCAATAGAGAGGGCACCAGGAAGTAAATCCAGGCCCCCAGAGGCCTTTGCTGTCTCGGGGTCTCAAGCCTGTTTGGGCCCGGGTTAGGGAAGAGAGGAGCGATGGTGGAAGGACAGGGGTCGCAGAGCACGGATTTGCGTGGAGCGGCACAGACAGCACTGGAGGAGCGCCCTAGGGCGCCCCCTGGACTCCACAGTAAGTCTTCCTCTCACCCTGGGCCCCTTAGGAATGTAATCGAGGATGCTGGCCCTGAGGCTGCTTAACGTGGTGGCCCCCGCCTACTTCCTGTGCATCTCCTTGGTGACCTTCGTGCTGcagctcttcctcttcctgcccagCATGCGTGAGGACCCCGCGGCAGCCCCACTCTTCTCGCCTGCGTTGCTCCACGGGGCACTCTTCCTGTTCCTCTCAACCAACGCCCTGGGCAATTACGTCCTGGTCATCCAGAACTCCCCCGACGACCTGGACGCCTGCCAGGGGACTTTGGCCAGGAAGGCTCCATGTCCCCCATCCAGCACCCACTTCTGCCGAGTGTGCTCCAGAGTCACCCTGAGGCACGACCATCACTGTTTCTTCACTGGCAACTGTATTGGCAGCAGGAACATGCGCAACTTCGTCCTGTTCTGCCTCTACACCTCCCTTGCCTGCCTCTACTCCATGGTGGCTGGCGTGGCCTACATCTCTGCTGTCCTTTCCATCTCCTTCGCCCACCCCCTGGCCTTCCTCACgctccttcccacctccatcAGCCAGTTCTTCTCTGGTGAGTGGGCCTTGCCGGGCAGGTGGAGCCCTACACAAAGAAACCCCCAGCACCAATCCCaaagttgccagatttagcaaatgaaaatacaggatgcccagttgaATTGTAATTTCAGATATACAGGGCATaactttttagtataaatatttcctaaatattgcatgagacataccaaaaaaaaaaaaaaaaaaaaatgctgttatttATCTGAAACTCACACTAACTGGGCATGCTGTATTTTATCCGGcaacctctctccccacccccatcctctttCATCTTCTCCTCCTTGCTCCTAACTGTCCATTTGCACATAGAATTGTGGCGATCCAGGCAAtatacctactctgtgccaggcagggctgggtgcTGGTCATCCCTCCATGCAGCCTGTGAGGTATATCCATGCTATGACCTTCTTCTGCCTGGACCCCAGTCCTGTTCACAGATTCCCCCAAGAACTTTGCCCTCCAAAGGTCTTGCCAACCAACCACAGTAAAGTTTGACAGGTTGCCAGGCCAGCCCCAGCAAGAGGCTAAGTTCTTGCCCTCCCGCCCACTGTTTGACTCCCACCAGGTGATTCTCCAGTCTGCAGATGGCTCAGAGGAGGGGGCACCTTGGCTGGAGATAAAGCCATGTTTAATGGCTCCATCTTCACACCACAGGACTGGTGTGGGATTGAGCCTCCAGATGCTCTTACACCTGTGGGAGCCAAGCATGTGGGCCTTCACAGTGGTGCTCAGCTGGGCACCCTGGTGAGGTC is part of the Rhinolophus sinicus isolate RSC01 linkage group LG03, ASM3656204v1, whole genome shotgun sequence genome and harbors:
- the ZDHHC22 gene encoding palmitoyltransferase ZDHHC22, producing the protein MLALRLLNVVAPAYFLCISLVTFVLQLFLFLPSMREDPAAAPLFSPALLHGALFLFLSTNALGNYVLVIQNSPDDLDACQGTLARKAPCPPSSTHFCRVCSRVTLRHDHHCFFTGNCIGSRNMRNFVLFCLYTSLACLYSMVAGVAYISAVLSISFAHPLAFLTLLPTSISQFFSGAVLGSEMFVILMLYLWFAIGLACAGFCCHQLLLILRGQTRHQVRKGVAVRARPWRKNLQEVFGKRWLLGLLVPMFYVGGENSKHQDK